The following DNA comes from Pseudomonas sp. MYb118.
TCCAGCAGCTCATCACTTGGCACGATGCGCGCGACGATCCCGCAACGCTCCGCTTCGACGGCGTCGATCAAACGCCCGCTCAGGCACATTTCCATGGCCTTGGCCTTGCCCACGGCGCGGGTCAGGCGCTGGGTGCCGCCCATGCCTGGCAGCACGCCGAGGTTGATTTCCGGCTGGCCGAATTTGGCGTTGTCGCCGGCCAGGATGAAGTCGCACATCAGCGCCAGTTCACAGCCACCACCCAGGGCAAAACCGTTGACCGCGGCGATGATCGGCTTGCGGCGGTTGGCCACGCGATCGCTATCGCTAAACAGGTCGTCGATGTAGATCTGCGGGTAGGTCAGCTCAGCCATTTCCTTGATGTCGGCACCGGCGGCAAAGGCCTTTTTCGAGCCGGTCAGGACGATGCAGCCGATGTTCGCGTCTTTCTCCAGACCGTCGAGGGCGTGGTTCACCTCGCTGACGATCTGCGCGTTCAGCGCGTTGAGCGCCTGCGGGCGGTTCAGGGTGATCAGGCCGACGCGGCCGTGGGTTTCCAGCAAAATCGTTTCGTAGCTCACAATGGACTCCTTCTTAAAGATTGCGCGAAATGACCATGCGCTGAATGTCGCTGGTGCCTTCGTAAATCTGGCACACCCGCACGTCGCGGTAGATGCGCTCCAGCGGGAAGTCGTTCAGGTAACCGTATCCGCCCAGGGTTTGCAATGCCGCCGAGCAGACCTTCTCGGCCATTTCCGAGGCGAACAGCTTGGCCATCGAGGCTTCCACCAGCGCCGGTTTGCCGCTGTCACGCAGGGCCGCCGCGTAA
Coding sequences within:
- a CDS encoding enoyl-CoA hydratase; the protein is MSYETILLETHGRVGLITLNRPQALNALNAQIVSEVNHALDGLEKDANIGCIVLTGSKKAFAAGADIKEMAELTYPQIYIDDLFSDSDRVANRRKPIIAAVNGFALGGGCELALMCDFILAGDNAKFGQPEINLGVLPGMGGTQRLTRAVGKAKAMEMCLSGRLIDAVEAERCGIVARIVPSDELLDEALKVAAVIANKSLPIAMMVKESVNRAFEVSLSEGVRFERRVFHAAFATQDQKEGMAAFIGKREAQFQGK